TGTTTTCTTGTATCTCGTTTTTTGCTATCGCAATTTTCCGTATTTTCTCCTGCTCGTTTTGTATAGTCTGCTCGATTTCTAATCGTTTTTTTTCAAGGGTTTCAAGAAGTAAACGATCATTCATTTCAAGCGCAAGTGCAATTTCAGAAACAAGAAAGCCACTGTCACGCAAATACAATATTCTGTTCAGACGGGGGATTTGAGTTACAGAGTACATTCGGTGTCCCGTCCATTTATCGACTTCTGCTGGTTTCAACAGCCCCACTTCATCATAATATCGAAGCATACGAATAGATACTTGTGTCAGCTTTGAAAATTCACCTATTCTAAACATCTTATCACCTCTTGTATATCATTATACTTGAAGTTTTGTACACTTCAAGCAGATTTGGCACATATCCATAACGGAGAAACGGCATAGCCCCAAAAGCCGCGCCTTTTTCAGCGTTGACTTGATAGGATGTATCTTTGTAACTGCCATATCTTCGCCAGCGCTCCTTTGATGTCCTCAATGTCCTGCGCGTACACAATCCCGGTACTGTTGATACGCCGGGCAATCTGATTGACATTGGCGCCGATCTTTTGCAGCTCGGCGGTCTGCGCCCGGATGTCGCTGGTGTCCATGTGGACGATATACCCGTCAATAAGCATTTTCCGGGCATAGGCGGAAAAGTTCTTTGTGTGGAGCTGGGCCATTTTCTGCTGGATCAAGGCCCGTTCTTCCGGCGTCACAGGGACACGCAGCACAAAGTTTCGTGTTCGGTTTGCCATGTTTTCACCATCCTTTCTGAACAGGGGTTTGGGGCTTTCCCCAACAAGCAACCGGCCACGGCCCGCAGGGACAGGGTCAGGCCGGTTTTCGGAAGTGTGGCTACACTTCCTATGATTGCATCTTATTAGGAACACTGTAAATACAAGGCTTTTCAAAGCCTACAAACCGAAAAAAATAATATTTGATCTATCACATTACGCAGAAAGCCGTCCGGCATGAA
The Ruminococcus gauvreauii genome window above contains:
- a CDS encoding MobC family plasmid mobilization relaxosome protein, producing the protein MANRTRNFVLRVPVTPEERALIQQKMAQLHTKNFSAYARKMLIDGYIVHMDTSDIRAQTAELQKIGANVNQIARRINSTGIVYAQDIEDIKGALAKIWQLQRYILSSQR